Proteins from a single region of Caldisericia bacterium:
- a CDS encoding alanyl-tRNA editing protein: MYKLNFIAKVLEKGEIENKKFVILDNTYFYPDGKGGQLGDRGKIEGKDILYVKEINGKIFHFLSDFPEKDEVICEIDKNRRVEISREHTAQHILSRVILNLFNLETLSFHMGEEYSTIDIPYIDFKDEDIEKIELNIMKVIEEGRLVKKYFIDESEARKLNLRKEEEIKEKIRIVEIENFDITMCGGTHVDNTKDILIFKLTKTEKIKGNLLRIYFKSGYRAYSDYLKKDYILKKISKENNIGIEEIDIFLRNLKDEREENYKKLKLIKEEFIKLYLKSNNSKKILENIDFLNQEDFVYIGKELLKNGSNFVFLYNKDVGVIFLNECQNLNYHYILNKLKENFNIKGGGKDFISIKLNNNGKEIEKFLCQMIE; encoded by the coding sequence ATGTATAAATTAAACTTTATTGCTAAAGTTTTAGAAAAAGGAGAGATTGAAAATAAAAAATTTGTAATTTTAGATAATACATATTTTTATCCAGATGGTAAAGGTGGTCAACTTGGAGATAGAGGAAAAATTGAAGGAAAAGATATACTTTATGTTAAAGAGATAAATGGCAAAATATTTCATTTTTTATCTGATTTTCCAGAAAAAGATGAAGTAATCTGTGAAATAGATAAAAATAGAAGAGTAGAAATTTCTAGAGAACACACTGCACAACATATTTTATCAAGGGTTATCCTAAATCTCTTTAATTTAGAAACTTTAAGTTTTCACATGGGAGAAGAATATTCAACAATTGATATACCTTACATTGATTTTAAAGATGAAGATATTGAGAAAATTGAATTAAATATTATGAAAGTAATAGAGGAAGGGAGGTTAGTTAAAAAATATTTTATAGATGAAAGTGAGGCAAGAAAACTAAATTTAAGAAAAGAAGAAGAGATTAAAGAAAAAATAAGAATAGTTGAAATTGAAAATTTTGATATTACAATGTGTGGTGGTACTCATGTAGATAACACAAAAGATATCTTGATTTTTAAATTAACAAAAACAGAAAAAATAAAAGGTAATTTATTAAGAATCTACTTTAAAAGCGGTTATAGGGCATATTCAGATTATTTAAAAAAAGATTATATTTTAAAAAAAATATCTAAAGAAAATAATATTGGAATAGAAGAGATTGATATTTTTTTAAGAAATTTAAAAGACGAAAGAGAAGAAAATTATAAAAAATTAAAATTAATAAAAGAGGAGTTTATAAAACTCTATTTAAAATCAAATAATTCAAAAAAAATTTTAGAAAATATTGATTTTTTAAATCAAGAAGATTTTGTTTATATTGGAAAGGAACTTTTAAAAAATGGTTCAAATTTTGTCTTTCTTTACAATAAAGATGTTGGAGTTATATTTCTAAATGAATGTCAAAATTTGAATTATCATTATATTTTGAATAAACTTAAAGAAAATTTTAATATAAAAGGAGGAGGAAAAGATTTCATTTCTATTAAACTAAATAATAATGGAAAGGAGATAGAAAAATTCTTATGTCAAATGATAGAATAG
- a CDS encoding metallophosphatase family protein, which produces MSNDRIAIISDIHANIEALHAVLDDIEKENIKNIICLGDIVGYGPNPHEAIELIKDKAEFIIRGNHDEGLVDEMVTFDFNSYAIEALKWQRNILDEKDKIFLKNLPYFLKFDTFEIVHGSLSDFFKYITNIDEAIFEKKYMKRNILFIGHTHRAGVFDLNEKKFYPFPNGGEFTILPDRFYIINPGSVGQPRDFNPLSSYLIYYKNENKVKIKRVIYPFEITRDKILKNNLPQFLGDRLIVGY; this is translated from the coding sequence ATGTCAAATGATAGAATAGCAATAATTTCAGATATTCATGCAAATATTGAAGCACTTCATGCTGTCTTGGATGATATAGAAAAAGAAAATATAAAAAACATAATCTGTTTAGGTGATATAGTTGGTTATGGACCAAATCCTCATGAAGCAATTGAATTAATAAAAGATAAGGCTGAGTTTATTATAAGAGGCAATCATGATGAGGGACTTGTTGATGAAATGGTAACTTTTGATTTTAATTCATATGCTATAGAAGCGCTAAAATGGCAAAGAAACATATTAGATGAGAAGGATAAAATATTTTTAAAAAATCTTCCCTACTTTCTTAAATTTGATACATTTGAAATTGTTCATGGATCTTTATCAGATTTTTTTAAATATATAACAAATATAGATGAGGCAATTTTTGAAAAAAAGTATATGAAAAGGAATATTTTATTTATTGGTCATACTCATAGAGCTGGAGTTTTTGATTTAAATGAAAAAAAATTTTATCCATTTCCAAATGGAGGTGAATTTACAATTCTTCCAGATAGATTTTATATAATAAATCCTGGCAGTGTTGGACAACCAAGAGATTTTAATCCATTATCTTCTTATCTAATCTATTATAAAAATGAAAACAAAGTTAAAATTAAAAGAGTAATTTACCCATTTGAAATTACAAGAGACAAAATTTTAAAGAATAATTTACCACAATTTTTAGGTGACAGATTAATTGTTGGTTATTAA